The Microlunatus antarcticus genome window below encodes:
- the sthA gene encoding Si-specific NAD(P)(+) transhydrogenase, translated as MEHTYDVDLAVIGSGPGGQKAAIMAAKLGKKVCVIDSKSMVGGVCVNTGTIPSKTLREAVLYLTGMDMRELYGASYRVKEEITISDLLARLQHVIGRETEVIRAQLQRNHIELIPGTASFLDPHTLSVDLEGQPSHRTLTAGVIVIATGTVPARPANVKFDGVRVLDSDQILAVDEVPGSMVVVGAGVIGVEYASMFAALGTRVTLVEKRDQMLDFCDPEIVESLKFHLRDHTMSFRFGEEVASVESSGGGTITTLASGKRIAAEVVMHSAGRQGNTTALDLERAGLEADKRGRLSVNEKYQTTVPHIYAVGDVIGFPALAATSMDQGRLAASHAFDEPVRDLQALQPIGIYTIPEISYCGKTEGELTRESVPFEVGISRYRELARGQIIGDSYGMLKLIVHADTREILGVHIFGTNATELVHIGQAIMGCGGTVDYLVDTVLNYPTLSEAYKVAALDVANKLRAVARLTSQMAAAEPSLR; from the coding sequence ATGGAGCACACCTACGACGTCGACCTGGCCGTCATCGGCTCGGGCCCGGGCGGTCAGAAGGCGGCGATCATGGCCGCCAAGCTGGGCAAGAAGGTCTGCGTCATCGACAGCAAGTCGATGGTCGGCGGGGTGTGCGTCAACACCGGGACCATCCCGTCGAAGACGCTGCGCGAGGCCGTGCTCTACCTGACCGGCATGGACATGCGCGAGCTGTACGGCGCGAGCTACCGGGTCAAGGAGGAGATCACGATCTCCGACCTGCTGGCCCGGCTGCAGCACGTGATCGGACGGGAGACCGAGGTCATCCGGGCCCAGCTCCAGCGCAACCACATCGAGCTGATCCCGGGGACGGCGTCGTTCCTCGACCCGCACACCCTGTCGGTGGACCTGGAGGGCCAGCCGTCGCACCGGACGCTGACCGCCGGCGTCATCGTCATCGCCACCGGAACCGTCCCGGCGCGGCCGGCGAACGTGAAGTTCGACGGCGTACGGGTGCTCGACTCCGACCAGATCCTCGCGGTCGACGAGGTCCCTGGGTCGATGGTCGTGGTCGGCGCCGGCGTGATCGGCGTGGAGTACGCGTCGATGTTCGCGGCCCTCGGCACGCGGGTCACGCTGGTCGAGAAGCGCGACCAGATGCTCGACTTCTGCGACCCCGAGATCGTCGAGTCCCTCAAGTTCCACCTGCGCGACCACACCATGTCGTTCCGCTTCGGCGAGGAGGTGGCGTCGGTGGAGAGCTCGGGCGGCGGGACCATCACGACCCTCGCCTCCGGCAAGCGGATCGCCGCCGAGGTCGTCATGCACTCGGCCGGACGCCAGGGAAACACGACGGCCCTCGACCTCGAGCGCGCAGGTCTGGAGGCGGACAAGCGCGGTCGGCTGTCGGTGAACGAGAAGTACCAGACCACGGTGCCCCACATCTACGCGGTCGGGGACGTCATCGGCTTCCCGGCCCTCGCGGCCACCTCGATGGACCAGGGTCGGCTCGCCGCGTCCCACGCGTTCGACGAGCCGGTCCGCGACCTCCAGGCGCTGCAGCCGATCGGCATCTACACGATCCCCGAGATCAGCTACTGCGGGAAGACCGAGGGGGAGCTGACGCGTGAGTCGGTGCCGTTCGAGGTCGGGATCTCGCGCTACCGCGAGCTGGCGCGCGGCCAGATCATCGGGGACTCGTACGGGATGCTCAAGCTGATCGTGCACGCCGACACCCGCGAGATCCTCGGCGTGCACATCTTCGGGACCAACGCGACCGAGCTGGTCCACATCGGTCAGGCGATCATGGGCTGCGGCGGGACCGTCGACTACCTCGTCGACACGGTCCTCAACTACCCGACGCTGTCGGAGGCGTACAAGGTCGCCGCCCTCGACGTCGCCAACAAGCTCCGGGCCGTCGCGAGGCTGACCTCGCAGATGGCGGCTGCGGAGCCCAGCCTGCGCTAG
- the lexA gene encoding transcriptional repressor LexA, with protein sequence MAHDDTPDGTLTDPARPARRRGRPTKAEVAAQLAESASVSSLPDGPADSTGLTPRQRRILEVIRDTVESRGYPPSIREMGEAVGLASSSSVSHQLKALEQKGFLRRDPNRPRALEVLLPGEDRRASVASTAPAPVDRRPRLVEMDDSGINQYPEPVHVPVLGRIAAGGPILAEERIEDVFALPRQLVGEGTMFTLEVRGDSMIEAAICDGDWVVVRQQPSADNGDIVAALLDNEATVKTFKREPGQVWLMPHNPAYDPIDGNHATILGKVVAVLRRL encoded by the coding sequence ATGGCACACGACGACACGCCTGACGGCACGCTCACCGATCCCGCCCGCCCGGCCCGGCGCCGTGGCCGGCCGACCAAGGCCGAGGTCGCCGCGCAGCTCGCCGAGTCCGCCTCGGTCAGCTCGCTGCCCGACGGTCCGGCCGACAGCACCGGGCTCACCCCGCGCCAGCGTCGGATCCTCGAGGTCATCCGCGACACCGTCGAGTCCCGCGGCTACCCCCCGAGCATCCGGGAGATGGGCGAGGCGGTCGGGCTGGCGAGCTCGTCGAGCGTGTCGCACCAGCTGAAGGCCCTCGAGCAGAAGGGCTTCCTGCGCCGCGACCCCAACCGGCCACGCGCGCTCGAGGTGCTGCTACCGGGCGAGGACCGCCGCGCGAGTGTCGCGAGCACGGCACCGGCCCCCGTCGACCGTCGGCCGCGCCTGGTCGAGATGGACGACTCCGGCATCAACCAGTACCCGGAGCCGGTGCACGTACCGGTCCTGGGGCGCATCGCCGCCGGCGGGCCGATCCTGGCCGAGGAGCGCATCGAGGACGTCTTCGCGCTGCCGCGCCAGCTGGTGGGCGAGGGGACGATGTTCACCCTCGAGGTCCGCGGCGACTCGATGATCGAGGCCGCGATCTGCGACGGCGACTGGGTGGTCGTGCGGCAGCAGCCGAGCGCGGACAACGGGGACATCGTGGCCGCGCTGCTCGACAACGAGGCGACCGTCAAGACGTTCAAGCGCGAGCCCGGCCAGGTCTGGCTCATGCCGCACAACCCGGCGTACGACCCGATCGACGGCAACCACGCCACGATCCTCGGCAAGGTCGTCGCCGTCCTGCGTCGGCTCTGA
- a CDS encoding RDD family protein, which produces MAWGPPAPPFPAYGPPPPWGPGAPWTPPPRDDYAGWGRRVAGLVIDHAPSYVALVVLYAGYLPTYLGFFRRELNVPPSYWLVLIGTLLSLGAFGWSVYNRYFLAGRSGQSVGKRVTKTWLVSQTTGRPIGPFNAFLRDLLHIVDGFGYVGYLWPLWDDEHQTLADKLAQTIVVRTPVPPLTDLERRG; this is translated from the coding sequence GTGGCCTGGGGTCCGCCGGCGCCGCCCTTCCCCGCGTACGGCCCGCCGCCGCCCTGGGGTCCGGGCGCTCCCTGGACCCCGCCGCCGCGGGACGACTACGCCGGGTGGGGTCGCCGGGTGGCGGGACTCGTCATCGACCACGCCCCCAGCTATGTCGCTCTGGTCGTGCTCTACGCCGGCTACCTCCCGACGTACCTGGGCTTCTTCCGTCGTGAGCTGAACGTCCCCCCGAGCTACTGGCTGGTGCTGATCGGCACGCTGCTGTCGCTGGGCGCCTTCGGGTGGTCGGTCTACAACCGCTACTTCCTGGCGGGACGTTCCGGGCAGAGCGTCGGCAAGCGCGTGACGAAGACCTGGCTGGTCAGCCAGACGACCGGGAGACCGATCGGGCCCTTCAACGCGTTCCTGCGCGACCTGCTGCACATCGTCGACGGCTTCGGCTACGTCGGCTACCTCTGGCCGCTCTGGGACGACGAGCACCAGACGCTGGCCGACAAGCTCGCGCAGACGATCGTCGTCCGCACTCCTGTGCCGCCGCTGACGGATCTCGAACGCCGGGGCTGA
- a CDS encoding DUF2752 domain-containing protein translates to MDFRARSALRPLVGFFAAGLGLSALYATTGVGVGCPFRIVTGWDCPLCGGTRMGSALLHGDVAAAFAFNPVALVGIALLGVVGVLWLVEALGGPVVRPPAGLRQRLLRTTPRQRLVAFFTVATVYTVLRNLL, encoded by the coding sequence GTGGACTTCCGGGCCAGGTCCGCCCTGCGCCCGCTCGTTGGGTTCTTCGCCGCCGGGTTGGGGCTGAGCGCCCTCTACGCCACGACCGGGGTCGGCGTCGGCTGCCCGTTCCGGATCGTCACCGGGTGGGACTGCCCGCTGTGCGGCGGCACCCGGATGGGGAGCGCCCTGCTGCACGGCGACGTGGCCGCCGCGTTCGCGTTCAACCCCGTGGCCCTCGTCGGGATCGCCCTGCTCGGCGTCGTCGGCGTGCTGTGGCTGGTCGAGGCCCTCGGCGGCCCCGTGGTCCGCCCGCCGGCCGGCCTGCGACAGCGGCTGCTGCGGACCACGCCCCGCCAGCGGCTGGTCGCGTTCTTCACCGTCGCGACCGTCTACACGGTGCTGCGCAACCTGCTCTGA
- the nrdR gene encoding transcriptional regulator NrdR: MHCPYCRHGDSKVLDSRTAEDGGSIRRRRQCPVCERRFTTVEQMQLVVVKRSGVVEPFSRDKAVSGVRKACKGRPVTEDQLARLGQLVEDSLRASGQPEVPADEVGVAILGPLRDLDQVAYLRFASVYRQFRSVNDFESEIALLRAEGEPAGIEPLIPVPVADAKVGSFTPHRLTPRRRPAGGAGRPPP; this comes from the coding sequence GTGCACTGCCCGTACTGCCGCCACGGTGACTCCAAGGTCCTCGACTCCCGCACGGCCGAGGACGGCGGCAGCATCCGTCGTCGCCGCCAGTGCCCGGTCTGCGAGCGCCGCTTCACCACGGTCGAGCAGATGCAGCTCGTGGTGGTCAAGCGCAGCGGCGTCGTCGAGCCGTTCAGCCGCGACAAGGCGGTCTCCGGGGTGCGCAAGGCCTGCAAGGGCCGGCCCGTGACCGAGGACCAGCTCGCCCGGCTGGGTCAGCTCGTCGAGGACTCGCTGCGGGCCTCGGGCCAGCCCGAGGTGCCGGCCGACGAGGTCGGCGTGGCCATCCTCGGCCCGCTCCGCGACCTCGACCAGGTGGCGTACCTGCGTTTCGCCAGCGTCTACCGCCAGTTCCGGTCGGTCAACGACTTCGAGTCCGAGATCGCCCTGCTCCGGGCGGAGGGCGAGCCGGCCGGCATCGAGCCGCTCATCCCCGTGCCCGTCGCGGACGCCAAGGTCGGCAGCTTCACGCCGCACCGCCTCACCCCGCGTCGCCGGCCCGCCGGCGGAGCAGGTCGCCCACCGCCCTGA